The Geothermobacter ehrlichii genome contains the following window.
ACAGGTAGCGGCGTTTTACGGGTTGGCTTGGCACACGGTAAAGGCTATCGACAAACAGATGCTGGAGCGGACAGTAGGTACGGTGGACCTCACCGGGGTCCGGTATCTAGGCATGGATGAGTTTGCCCTCCATAAGGGGCACCGCTATGCCACGGTGATCGTGGAGCCGCTGCGCCGGGAAGTCCTATGGGTAGGGGCGGGTCACAGTCGGGAGGCGGTGCGTCCCTTTTTTGCGGCCTTGAGCGAGCAGGTACGCCGAAACATCCGGGCGGTGGTGATGGACATGAACGCGGCCTATGACTTGGAAGTGCGTGCCTGGTGCCCGAATGCAGAAGTGGTCTACGACCTGTTCCATGTGGTAGCCAAGTATGGCCGGGAGGTTATGGACCGGGTACGGGTGGACGAGGCCAACCGGCTGCGTCAAGACAAACGAGCACGCCAGGTGGTCAAATCGTCGCGTTGGTTGCTGTTGCGCAATCGGGAGAACCTGAAGACTTCCGAACAACAGGTCCGTTTGGACGAGCTGCTCGCGGCCAACGAGTCCTTGATGACCGTCTATGTGCTCAAGGAAGATCTCAAAGAGCTATGGCGAACCCGCGAGGAGACGGAGGCCCGAAGTCGCTGGGAGGCCTGGTATCGGCGGGCGATGGAGAGCGGGATCGAGCCTTTGATGCGCTT
Protein-coding sequences here:
- a CDS encoding ISL3 family transposase; the protein is MFDRKMLTKLGGWTGYRVVDVDYRPGEGWGGRGKVIIRLEPTRKRMRCNRCGSTSTQVHDTAIRRIRDLPMFDWDVVLIVPRRRQWCERCGGPQLEDLEWVRPYRRVTRRLEEAVGRLCQMMPLKQVAAFYGLAWHTVKAIDKQMLERTVGTVDLTGVRYLGMDEFALHKGHRYATVIVEPLRREVLWVGAGHSREAVRPFFAALSEQVRRNIRAVVMDMNAAYDLEVRAWCPNAEVVYDLFHVVAKYGREVMDRVRVDEANRLRQDKRARQVVKSSRWLLLRNRENLKTSEQQVRLDELLAANESLMTVYVLKEDLKELWRTREETEARSRWEAWYRRAMESGIEPLMRFARRLKPYLSGILAHCRHPLHTSVLEGINNRIKVIKRMAYGFRDEAYFFLKIRAAFPGNLR